The genome window TCATCCAACGTGGCGTCCGTTTGCAGCAACATCTCCTTGGCTTTGAACAACCGAAACTGAATCAGATAATCGATGGGACTGGTTCCCGTCGACTGCTTGAACTTGCGTGACAAGCTTCTTGGGCTGGTGCCAATCATGTCTGCCAAAACATGAAGTGTAAGTGGCTGGGTATAGGAAGCCTCTACAATTTCAATAACTTTGCTGACTTGATCCATCATACTTGGATAATAACGATTGGATACAAGAGGAACCTGTGACGATATCTGCTCCACAAATGCATAAAACAAACTCTTGACCTGAAAGTGCTGAATGGGGTTCTTTTGCTCCCACAAAAAACGCATCTGCTTCAATTGCTCATATAGAATGGTTGGCATATCGGGGGTAAAGCCATAGTTCAATCGAAACGGATTGATACGCTCCATTAACCTTCCCAGATCGGTTCTTCCTCTGCTAGGTAGGTTAGCTTTGTACATCAAGTAATAGAAGCGCAATCCGGCTTCGCCTGCTTGAATCACCAATTTGCTCCCTTTACCGCCATGGAGAATATAAAAGCGACTCACTTCATACGTTGCGTTGTCAATCATCACTCCAGCTTCACCCTGAATGGTGAGCACAAAGGTACTTGCTGGAAATTTGTATTTCATCTCTTCATATGCCTCTAATTCCATGTAACGGATATCTGCAATACTCACCGCAGCATAGTTCCAGAGGATATAATAATCATTCCACATTTTGCTAACCCAACTCCGTCTTCATGTATTATGTCTTGATTTCCACCCACTTATTGATAACCATTATCAATTAATATGATGAAGTATGCAATACAAGCGAGGTTAATCAGACCATTCTGACTGACATAAAGCTATTCAAATCCTTCTCTTAACATCCGATATATGTAAATAGAACCATGATTAAGAGTAGAAGGAGTACAGAAAATATGAATTCAATCTCATCTGCAACCAAAAGCAGTTTCACTCCCGGGAATCAAGTCTCCAGTCGGGATAAAGAATTCAGGGACTTATGCAGCAGAAGGTCCGGCTCAATGAAGAAATACAAGGGGTAAAAACCAATGATGAGTTGGATACCAAAACCAAAGCTCAGCGGATTAAATCCTTAACAAGCTCCATATCCCAGATCGATAGCCAAATTGCTCAGATTAAAGCAGAGGAATTGCAAGAGAAGAACAAATTAAGACAGCCCGAAAAGACTCAACAGCAACAACCCAAACCAAGCGATGAGACACAAGCCCCTTCACTGGATCATCTAATCAAACATAGTCAGACTTATGATCAATTGGGTAAGCTCGTCGGTTTGCGTGATCGCATGCAGGGCTCCATTCAGACCACTGAAGGGGAGACCCGCTTCGACCGACTCGTTCTGGAGATCAATCCTCCTGCAAATAGTTCTGATCTCGGCAAATCAATGATGTTGGAAAACTCAGAGCGCACCGTCTTTCAGGCAAAACGAGAGGTTGTTCAGGACATCACTTCTCAGCTCAGCAAGGTCAATCAAAAGATTGGCGATCTGGTGAAAGAAATTCATCAGCCTGCACCTAAAGAAACAACACAACCTCCGATCTCTGCAACATCTGGAGAAAAAGATCAGGAAGTAAATGAAGGAAAGAAAAAGGAAAGTAAGGAGCCATCAGATGTGGGAGCCACGAATCAGAAATCCGGAAACGGCACGCAAACTCCGGCTTCCGCCTCTCCAGCCGCGTCATATCCATCTGTAGATATTCGAATCTGAGTACCTTTTGCTCAAACATACTTATATGTATACATATTAGGGTTGAGGTGTTTTGTTTTCACAGCAAAGTTCTCAACTCGCATCCAACGATAGAAAAACCACTATTACAGGTGAATAACTCCTGATAAGTAGTGGTTTTTCTGCATTTCTGCATATTAATGGTATGGGTATTAAAACGATGCTTCACTTCTTGAGGTTCATTCTGTCCTCTATATTCTCTTATAAATGTATGTTTCAATTTATTTCGTATGTGAATTCCACACTTCTAACATGGGTTGCTGACGGTATCATTTGCACAGATGATGCTGCCGGCAATCGCTTTTCAACCTTTCTTGATGCGTGTGGCCTCATCAATGATCTGATCTATGTTTTCATATTTTTGCTTGCTATTGGTTACAACGGCGATCGAGACCGACACGAGAGGAATAGGCCCATTCAACCCGGAGCGTCCTTCCCCCAGAACATGTTGATGATGCCAATCATGTTCGTTGTAGAACGTCTTTTTCATTTTCTCAAAACCCGAAATGACTTCATCACTAATGCGCTTGTAATCATGGTGATTGAGAATCACAATAAAGTCATCACCACCGATATGTCCAATAAAAGCTTCGGGAAAAACAAAAAGCTTACGAAGCAAATTAGCTGTCGCCTGAATAAGCTGATCCCCCATTTTGAAGCCATAGCTATCATTGTAGGATTTGAATTGATCGAGATCAACGTATAGTACGCTAAAATGGTCCATCTGAAGAGCCTGAGATAGCCTTTCATTTATGATATGGTTACCTGGAAGGCCAGTCAGGGGATTCATAAAAATAGCCATTTCAGCGCGTACATCAGCAACAGCAAGCAGCAAACGGCGAATACTCACAGCTCCAAAGAAACTTTCTCCCGTCGTGACCAGCACAAGGTCATATATTTCCCCTTCATCTCGGTCCATCGCAAGAACACTGACATCTGTAATCTGTTCTGAATAATCCACAACCAGTGCCTGCGTGTTCATCACCAGTTCTACAGGACGTCCCATATACAGATTATAGCCATACTGAGTCCCAATCTGTTGAAAGAATCGTTGGCGCATCATCAAAGACACCCCCTTCTCCCCCATAACAGCTATACCTTCCAGATTGGAATTGGACTTGAACAGATGATAGACGATATCACATTTTGTATCAGATTGTACTACAGGAATTGGTTCAGCAATCTCGCCTATTTGCGTAAACATACGATTCTACTCCTTTGTTCGTAGCATCTAATCCGAACTTTTCAAATATATATGTAGGTCTTTGTCAATGGTCACATCGTACCACTTTCTACTCAAAAAAGCGTTAACTGAGGG of Paenibacillus sp. FSL R5-0517 contains these proteins:
- a CDS encoding GGDEF domain-containing protein; this encodes MFTQIGEIAEPIPVVQSDTKCDIVYHLFKSNSNLEGIAVMGEKGVSLMMRQRFFQQIGTQYGYNLYMGRPVELVMNTQALVVDYSEQITDVSVLAMDRDEGEIYDLVLVTTGESFFGAVSIRRLLLAVADVRAEMAIFMNPLTGLPGNHIINERLSQALQMDHFSVLYVDLDQFKSYNDSYGFKMGDQLIQATANLLRKLFVFPEAFIGHIGGDDFIVILNHHDYKRISDEVISGFEKMKKTFYNEHDWHHQHVLGEGRSGLNGPIPLVSVSIAVVTNSKQKYENIDQIIDEATRIKKG